Proteins encoded by one window of Shewanella avicenniae:
- the phoA gene encoding alkaline phosphatase produces the protein MKRSLITALLPLLALPVIAADWSDRNANGDLTQTGGARRLQQDITADLKASLSDKRAKNVILLIGDGMGDSEITIARNYARGAAGFFAGIDALPLTGQYTHYSLDRDTHLPNYVTDSAASATAWTTGTKSYNGAIGVDVFGNPKATLLQLAKKAGKATGNVSTAEIQDATPAAEVAHVSQRKCYGPTATELKCPEASLKNGGLGSITEQLLDTRPDLTLGGGRATFDEKATAGKWQDKTLIEQAYDRGYQFISTAGELEQITTANQQQPLLGLFSQDNMPVRWLGPKASYHGNLAKDPVVCKPNPERTADIPTLAQMTSKAIELLQANKNGFFLQVEGASIDKQDHAANPCGQIGETVDLDEAVQVALKFAKQQGDTLVIVTADHAHSSQIIYPNATAPGLTQGLLTHDGAKMSISYGNSEQGSMGHTGTQLRIAAYGPHAANVVGLTDQTDLHFTILDALGIKH, from the coding sequence TTGAAACGCTCATTAATTACCGCCTTACTCCCACTACTGGCACTGCCAGTTATCGCCGCAGATTGGAGCGATAGAAACGCCAACGGCGATCTCACCCAAACCGGTGGCGCACGTCGGTTACAGCAGGATATCACCGCCGATCTCAAGGCTTCTCTCAGTGATAAACGTGCTAAAAATGTGATTTTATTGATTGGTGACGGCATGGGGGATTCAGAAATCACCATTGCTCGTAACTATGCCCGCGGTGCCGCTGGCTTTTTTGCCGGTATCGATGCCCTACCACTGACCGGGCAGTACACCCACTACTCGCTCGATCGCGATACCCATCTGCCAAACTATGTGACTGACTCAGCGGCCTCTGCAACTGCATGGACCACGGGCACTAAATCTTATAATGGCGCTATCGGCGTTGATGTGTTCGGCAATCCGAAAGCAACCCTGTTGCAACTGGCGAAAAAAGCCGGCAAAGCGACCGGCAACGTTTCTACCGCGGAGATCCAAGATGCCACACCTGCGGCAGAGGTGGCCCACGTGTCGCAACGTAAATGTTACGGTCCAACTGCAACTGAGCTGAAATGCCCCGAAGCTTCGCTGAAGAACGGTGGTTTAGGCTCAATTACTGAGCAGCTGCTGGATACTCGCCCAGACTTAACCTTAGGCGGTGGCCGCGCCACCTTTGATGAAAAGGCCACAGCCGGAAAATGGCAAGATAAGACCCTGATTGAACAAGCTTATGACCGCGGCTATCAATTTATTTCAACCGCCGGAGAGCTAGAACAGATCACGACAGCCAACCAACAGCAACCCCTGCTGGGGCTATTTTCACAAGACAATATGCCTGTACGTTGGTTAGGACCGAAGGCGAGCTATCACGGCAACTTGGCCAAAGACCCGGTGGTCTGTAAACCTAACCCAGAGCGTACAGCGGATATTCCAACCCTGGCACAGATGACCAGCAAAGCGATTGAACTGCTTCAAGCTAACAAAAATGGTTTCTTCTTGCAGGTGGAAGGCGCTTCGATTGATAAACAAGATCACGCCGCCAATCCTTGCGGACAAATTGGTGAAACCGTTGATTTAGATGAAGCCGTACAAGTGGCGTTGAAATTTGCCAAGCAGCAAGGCGATACCTTAGTGATTGTGACCGCCGACCACGCTCACTCGTCACAGATCATTTATCCAAACGCGACCGCGCCAGGCTTGACCCAAGGTCTGTTGACCCATGATGGCGCCAAAATGAGTATCAGCTACGGCAACTCAGAGCAAGGCAGCATGGGCCATACTGGCACGCAGCTTCGCATTGCCGCGTACGGTCCACATGCCGCCAACGTGGTGGGCTTAACCGACCAAACTGACCTGCACTTTACCATTTTGGATGCCCTAGGCATCAAGCACTAA
- a CDS encoding MFS transporter has translation MNTHSTVAPATSLKAYPAFWRYWVTRLTSAFGFQVISVAVGWQVYDITGDPLTLGLIGLAQFIPSVLLALPAGHVADQFHRRNIVLVTQSCQWLALLALVGGSWFELLNEQMILLLVFIIGVFKAFEFPALKSMLPALVPDEVLPRALAMDSSGIQMASIAGPALGGLLYIGGPVVAYGLAACLYFISLVGLFGLRYHHTIPKKQPMNLTNLFAGVRFIRARPVILGVISLDLFAVLLGGATALLPIFAKDILHTGPWGLGLLRAAPAVGALLMSFWLARNSLERNVGKIMFGAVAGFGVATLVFALSTNLYLSLIALFALGAFDMVSMVIRGALVQLETPDEMRGRVTAVNSIFINTSNQLGEFESGVLAAAVGAVGSAVIGGVGTLVVVAAWMWMFPVIRERQKLKE, from the coding sequence ATGAACACTCATTCGACGGTGGCGCCCGCAACGTCACTCAAAGCCTATCCTGCATTTTGGCGTTATTGGGTTACCCGGCTAACTTCTGCATTTGGTTTTCAAGTGATTTCGGTGGCCGTGGGTTGGCAGGTGTACGACATCACTGGCGATCCACTCACCTTGGGCTTAATCGGTTTAGCCCAGTTCATTCCGTCAGTGTTATTAGCTTTGCCAGCGGGGCATGTGGCCGACCAATTTCATCGGCGCAATATCGTCTTGGTGACTCAAAGTTGCCAATGGCTGGCACTGTTAGCGCTGGTGGGCGGCAGTTGGTTCGAGCTGTTGAATGAGCAGATGATTCTGCTGCTGGTGTTTATTATCGGCGTGTTCAAAGCCTTTGAATTTCCAGCATTAAAATCGATGTTGCCGGCGTTGGTGCCCGATGAAGTCTTGCCTCGGGCATTGGCCATGGACTCCTCTGGCATTCAAATGGCCAGTATTGCCGGCCCGGCGTTAGGCGGTTTGCTCTACATTGGTGGGCCCGTGGTGGCCTACGGCTTAGCGGCTTGTTTATATTTCATCTCATTAGTCGGGTTATTTGGGCTGCGCTACCATCACACCATTCCGAAAAAGCAGCCGATGAACCTGACCAATCTTTTTGCCGGGGTACGTTTTATTCGCGCGCGGCCAGTGATCCTCGGGGTAATTTCGCTCGACCTTTTTGCCGTGCTGCTTGGGGGCGCCACTGCCTTACTCCCAATTTTTGCCAAAGACATTCTGCACACCGGCCCTTGGGGGCTTGGGCTACTGCGTGCTGCACCTGCGGTTGGGGCATTGTTAATGTCATTTTGGCTGGCGCGTAATAGCTTGGAGCGCAACGTTGGCAAAATCATGTTTGGCGCGGTGGCAGGCTTTGGTGTGGCAACCTTAGTGTTTGCGCTATCAACCAATCTCTATCTGTCACTGATCGCGCTATTTGCCTTGGGTGCATTTGATATGGTGAGCATGGTGATCCGCGGTGCCTTGGTGCAATTAGAAACTCCCGACGAAATGCGCGGAAGAGTCACCGCGGTAAACTCCATTTTTATCAATACATCTAATCAGTTAGGCGAGTTTGAATCAGGTGTTTTGGCGGCGGCTGTCGGTGCGGTGGGCTCGGCAGTGATTGGTGGGGTGGGCACTTTGGTCGTGGTGGCGGCGTGGATGTGGATGTTCCCCGTCATTCGCGAACGGCAAAAGCTGAAAGAGTGA
- a CDS encoding sensor domain-containing protein produces MAKPSDDIQSWEARKASIIGLGERSFRKSYYPQLRQNMDRLQRFHTLLDHTSDFVVLINMPSGDISDANAAFGLLMNTGVEQLIGQSFKELTFCNDCKRIIELLHRDMVVGGKQRHYRNHSLITASDNGEKQSWLELSFKIAKVDLQNYGVLVGRDVTERKRNEELMNKLLSEKAALLDNALVGIVSVRNRCFESCNRRFEQMMGYSSEQLVGRSTRLIYQEEDAYHALGEDAYRAMQGGRRYCARVMLKRADGREFLCELTGQANDPKHPDEGSIWMFNDVNDLRLAEDKALFLSHHDPLTKLPNFQLLKDRLSQAVSMATRHQRLVGLLAIDVDRFKTINDSLGYGVGNQLLAEVAERIVSQVSDVDTVSRQGGDEFLVLLPNLPNADSCVTVVSRLMEHLAKPYFVAQTELRLSVSVGIAMSPADGEAFETLLKKTDMAMYRAKSEGRDTYRFFNEEMNYEATEQLSISVGLRKALEHHQFQLFYQPQLDIETGRVVGAEALIRWIHPETGMISPASFIPVAEESGLIVPIGEWVLQEACREVSQWRDAGMLDPVVAVNLSALQFARGNIEQAVNDAVMAAGISPSMLELELTESIMIHDTESVLATVRRLKQQGYQFTIDDFGTGYSSLQYLKSFAVDKLKIDQSFVRDIINNEDDAAIVRAIVQMAKGLGLKTIAEGVETAEAMAELKRYHCDEVQGYYLGRPMPAAQFIKYLREHQ; encoded by the coding sequence ATGGCGAAGCCCTCTGATGACATACAAAGCTGGGAAGCACGTAAAGCGAGTATCATCGGATTAGGGGAACGTTCATTTCGTAAGAGTTACTATCCGCAACTCAGACAAAATATGGATCGCTTGCAGCGTTTTCATACGCTGCTGGATCACACGTCAGATTTCGTGGTGTTGATTAATATGCCAAGTGGTGACATTTCAGACGCTAATGCGGCTTTCGGTCTACTGATGAACACCGGTGTAGAGCAGCTTATTGGTCAATCTTTCAAAGAGTTAACCTTCTGTAATGATTGCAAACGTATTATCGAATTACTGCATCGAGATATGGTGGTGGGCGGAAAACAACGCCACTATCGCAACCATTCATTAATAACTGCCTCCGATAACGGCGAAAAGCAGAGTTGGCTGGAACTTAGCTTTAAAATTGCCAAGGTAGATCTGCAAAATTATGGTGTGTTGGTGGGGCGTGACGTGACTGAGCGTAAGCGCAATGAAGAGCTGATGAATAAGCTGCTCTCGGAGAAAGCGGCGCTGCTTGATAATGCACTGGTTGGCATTGTGAGTGTTCGCAATCGTTGCTTTGAATCCTGTAATCGGCGCTTTGAACAGATGATGGGGTATTCATCTGAGCAGTTGGTTGGCCGTAGTACACGTCTGATTTATCAAGAGGAAGATGCCTATCATGCCTTAGGTGAAGATGCTTATCGGGCCATGCAAGGGGGGCGACGATATTGTGCGCGGGTGATGTTGAAACGTGCTGATGGTCGTGAATTTCTGTGTGAGCTGACCGGACAAGCGAATGATCCAAAGCATCCAGATGAGGGCAGTATTTGGATGTTTAACGACGTCAATGATCTGCGATTGGCCGAAGATAAAGCGTTATTTTTATCCCACCATGACCCTCTGACTAAATTGCCAAATTTTCAGTTACTTAAAGATCGTTTGTCGCAAGCCGTATCGATGGCCACCCGTCATCAACGTTTAGTCGGCTTACTGGCAATAGATGTAGATCGCTTTAAAACGATCAATGATTCTCTTGGCTATGGCGTAGGTAATCAGCTGCTTGCCGAAGTCGCCGAGCGTATTGTGTCGCAAGTGAGTGATGTTGATACGGTAAGTCGTCAAGGGGGTGACGAGTTCTTGGTGTTATTACCCAATCTCCCCAATGCTGACAGCTGTGTAACTGTGGTCAGTCGTTTAATGGAGCATCTAGCTAAGCCCTATTTTGTGGCACAAACTGAATTACGATTGTCGGTATCGGTTGGGATTGCTATGAGTCCCGCTGATGGCGAAGCCTTTGAAACCCTACTGAAAAAAACCGATATGGCGATGTACCGCGCCAAGTCAGAAGGACGTGATACCTATCGTTTCTTCAATGAAGAGATGAATTACGAAGCCACCGAGCAGTTGAGTATCAGTGTGGGGTTGCGCAAGGCGCTCGAACACCATCAGTTTCAGCTGTTCTATCAGCCGCAATTGGATATTGAAACCGGGCGGGTCGTGGGTGCTGAAGCCTTGATCCGCTGGATCCATCCTGAAACTGGCATGATTTCGCCCGCGAGCTTTATTCCGGTCGCGGAAGAGTCGGGGCTGATTGTGCCCATCGGTGAGTGGGTGCTGCAGGAGGCTTGCCGCGAGGTGTCCCAATGGCGCGACGCCGGGATGCTTGATCCTGTGGTGGCGGTGAACTTGTCGGCGTTGCAGTTTGCGCGCGGTAACATCGAGCAAGCGGTGAATGACGCGGTGATGGCTGCGGGGATCTCTCCCTCTATGCTGGAGCTCGAGTTGACGGAATCGATTATGATCCACGATACCGAAAGCGTGTTGGCAACAGTGCGGCGCTTAAAACAGCAGGGATATCAATTCACCATTGACGACTTTGGTACGGGCTATTCTAGTCTGCAGTATCTGAAAAGTTTTGCGGTGGATAAACTGAAAATCGACCAGTCTTTCGTGCGCGACATCATCAACAATGAAGACGATGCGGCGATTGTGCGCGCCATTGTGCAGATGGCCAAAGGCTTAGGGCTTAAAACCATCGCGGAAGGCGTTGAAACCGCCGAAGCTATGGCGGAATTGAAGCGTTATCACTGCGATGAAGTACAGGGCTATTATTTGGGACGGCCAATGCCCGCCGCGCAGTTTATCAAGTACCTACGCGAGCATCAGTAA
- the ercA gene encoding alcohol dehydrogenase-like regulatory protein ErcA: MPLYEMRKFVAPEFIFGVGARHRVGFYARNMQARKVLIVTDAGVISAGWLDDVKQDLAEAGIEYAIFSGLTENPKDYEVMVGAKFYQDQCCDVIVALGGGSVIDCAKAIGIVFANGCEVHAFEGVDNVDIPGPPLICIPTTAGTSADISQFSIIVNSPERYKMAIISKSVVPDVALVDPETTLTLQPHLTACTGMDALTHAIEAFVSTANSPVVDVHALAAIELLWNNVEQAVMNPSDLAARENMLLGSLQAGLAFSNASLGAVHAMAHSLGGYLDLPHGECNALLLDHVIRFNIAAEPDRYQRIATVMGLNGKGLSERQRATSITQALSNKRSVLGLTDKMSNWGVKYGDIPDLAHHAVHDACLVTNPRHASLDDLKVIYGEAL; encoded by the coding sequence ATGCCGTTGTATGAAATGCGTAAGTTTGTTGCACCGGAGTTTATTTTTGGTGTTGGCGCGCGGCATCGAGTGGGGTTTTACGCTCGCAATATGCAGGCGCGCAAAGTACTTATTGTCACGGACGCAGGGGTTATTTCCGCAGGATGGCTTGACGATGTGAAACAAGATCTCGCAGAAGCGGGTATCGAGTACGCCATATTTAGTGGGCTCACCGAAAATCCCAAAGATTACGAGGTAATGGTGGGCGCTAAGTTCTATCAAGATCAATGTTGTGATGTGATTGTGGCGCTCGGCGGTGGCAGTGTTATCGATTGCGCCAAAGCGATTGGGATTGTGTTTGCCAATGGCTGTGAGGTGCATGCGTTTGAAGGGGTTGATAACGTGGATATCCCTGGCCCGCCGCTTATTTGTATTCCTACTACGGCGGGGACGTCTGCCGACATCAGCCAATTTAGCATCATTGTGAATTCGCCAGAGCGTTACAAAATGGCGATTATCAGTAAGAGTGTAGTACCCGATGTGGCCTTGGTTGACCCTGAAACCACCTTAACTTTGCAACCGCATCTTACCGCCTGTACCGGTATGGATGCGTTGACTCATGCGATTGAGGCCTTTGTTTCTACTGCAAACTCACCCGTGGTGGATGTGCATGCACTAGCGGCAATTGAGCTGCTGTGGAACAACGTCGAGCAAGCGGTGATGAATCCAAGCGATTTAGCTGCAAGAGAAAACATGCTGCTTGGTAGTCTGCAAGCGGGGTTGGCGTTTTCTAATGCGAGTTTGGGGGCAGTACATGCCATGGCGCACTCACTCGGCGGTTATCTCGATCTTCCGCATGGTGAATGTAATGCGTTGCTGTTGGATCACGTGATTCGCTTTAATATTGCTGCCGAACCTGACCGATACCAGCGAATTGCAACGGTAATGGGGCTTAACGGTAAAGGGCTGAGTGAACGGCAACGAGCGACTAGTATTACGCAGGCATTATCAAACAAACGGAGTGTGCTCGGGCTGACAGATAAAATGAGCAACTGGGGTGTTAAATATGGTGATATTCCTGATTTAGCTCATCACGCGGTACATGATGCTTGTTTAGTGACTAATCCTCGTCACGCATCTTTGGACGATCTCAAGGTGATCTATGGCGAAGCCCTCTGA
- a CDS encoding diguanylate cyclase domain-containing protein, whose product MKQKSLLWLLSALYVMLAIVTTEFVTRSFAQQQLFAEQDLVKNRLSLIRSHLESAIFMDTYLADSLATVVTIDPNFAIDNWNAIGAKLLSKAHFVRNVGIAPNNIISHIFPIEGNEKAIGFDFRSRPEQFRTVELAKKLQGVYIAGPLELVQGGEAIIARFPIFADYPKNTRYWGSVSVVMDFQRLIEASGLTALSGAHASLKKRDISNPQGRIFYGDPAIFDVPDIEMGITLPNGEWLLAAQYDIHNADHVQMTKLSIRSMGVIVAVLGYIIIMLLYRNYLVVHTASLQDELTSLPNRRSMMLLLKRLLDRPSGQYTFAILNIDLNGFKHVNDELGHEAGDELLKHVARQLSNAVRNDDMVARIGGDEFIVVLQNVRKDTHIGEIAEKIKQITEAHSLSWGESQISPSLSVGYAVYDGSQKSIKDLLKQADNHMYHVKTRFKHALDYTI is encoded by the coding sequence GTGAAACAAAAATCCTTACTATGGTTGTTATCAGCCTTGTATGTGATGTTAGCGATTGTCACCACCGAGTTTGTGACGCGCAGTTTTGCGCAGCAACAGCTGTTTGCCGAACAAGACTTGGTGAAAAATCGCCTATCGCTAATACGCTCGCATTTAGAGTCCGCCATTTTTATGGATACCTACCTCGCCGATAGTTTGGCTACCGTCGTGACCATTGATCCCAACTTTGCCATTGATAACTGGAATGCCATCGGCGCCAAGCTGTTGAGTAAAGCGCATTTCGTGCGCAACGTTGGCATAGCGCCGAATAACATCATCTCCCATATTTTTCCAATCGAAGGCAATGAAAAAGCAATCGGCTTTGATTTTCGCTCTCGCCCAGAGCAATTTCGTACGGTGGAATTGGCCAAAAAACTTCAGGGAGTTTATATCGCAGGACCGCTTGAGCTTGTGCAAGGCGGCGAAGCAATTATCGCGCGCTTTCCTATTTTTGCTGATTATCCCAAAAATACCCGTTATTGGGGCAGTGTCAGCGTGGTCATGGATTTTCAGCGCTTAATCGAAGCCAGCGGGTTGACCGCCCTTAGCGGTGCTCACGCTAGTCTAAAAAAACGTGACATTTCCAATCCGCAAGGGCGGATATTTTATGGGGACCCAGCCATCTTTGACGTGCCAGATATCGAAATGGGTATCACCCTTCCCAATGGTGAATGGCTGTTAGCCGCCCAATACGATATTCACAATGCCGATCATGTACAGATGACAAAACTCAGTATTCGCTCGATGGGCGTGATTGTGGCAGTGCTAGGTTACATCATCATTATGTTGCTCTATCGCAACTATTTGGTGGTACATACCGCGTCACTGCAAGACGAATTAACCTCGCTTCCCAACCGCCGCTCGATGATGTTGTTGCTCAAACGTTTATTAGATCGGCCATCCGGCCAGTACACTTTTGCCATCCTCAATATCGATCTTAATGGGTTTAAGCATGTGAATGACGAATTAGGCCATGAAGCAGGCGATGAACTGCTCAAACACGTCGCGAGGCAACTAAGTAACGCCGTGCGCAACGATGATATGGTGGCGCGGATCGGCGGCGACGAGTTTATTGTGGTGTTACAAAACGTGCGCAAAGACACTCATATTGGTGAAATCGCCGAGAAGATTAAACAAATTACTGAGGCGCATTCGCTATCGTGGGGAGAGAGCCAAATTTCCCCTTCTTTGAGTGTGGGTTACGCCGTTTACGATGGTTCACAGAAATCGATAAAAGACCTACTTAAACAAGCAGATAATCATATGTACCATGTAAAAACCCGCTTCAAACATGCGTTGGATTACACGATTTAA
- a CDS encoding CocE/NonD family hydrolase, whose amino-acid sequence MKLSPLMLALAATSLLPAAFAADSLSKITPMTPDGVASYNNIRPEADYIKRVEMVPMRDGTKLYTVILMKKGTKNAPILLSRTPYDAKGSTSRNTSQHIEELVDAMDIEYVQDNYIRVYQDIRGLHNSEGDYVTNRPVVGPLNNTGIDEATDAYDTIDWLVKNVAETNGNVGIVGSSYLGFTSLMAEINPHPALKAAAPQSPMVDGWMGDDWFHNGAFRNVNIGYTIGQSTAKAEGGNIATEPMDDYTRFLEAGSTGDFIKKWGYQDYPFIRKLTENPAYTDFWSLQAVDKILAKEPLKVPTMLIVGQWDQEDSYGAPAVYKAIEPKDKNNDKVSLVIGPWRHSGVNHYGYELGSLTFTGDTAKEFRVKYMKPFFDHYLKGAPDPHTPPVLTYATGVNQWNASSKWPMGESKKIYLSDNFGLSFDAPKAKQAFDDYVSDPAKPVPFIPRPINMDDSSQWKPWLVHDQRFASSRPDVLVYSSDVLDKPVHIMGAPLVNLFASTSGSDGDWVVKLVDVYPNTTSEGHEQGYVGQEMTGFELPLGIEIFRGRYVHGFDKPAALTPDKVEHYQFELPNVDHVFLPGHKIMVQVQSSLFPLYDRNPQTYVDNIFWAKPQDYKKATIKVHHDAKAPSNIVLPIAD is encoded by the coding sequence ATGAAACTTTCCCCCTTGATGCTGGCATTGGCTGCGACTAGCTTATTGCCTGCCGCATTTGCCGCAGATAGCTTGAGCAAGATTACCCCTATGACGCCCGATGGCGTTGCCAGTTATAACAATATTCGTCCTGAAGCGGATTACATTAAGCGTGTTGAAATGGTGCCGATGCGTGATGGCACTAAACTCTACACCGTCATTTTGATGAAAAAGGGCACCAAGAATGCGCCGATTTTGTTGAGTCGCACCCCTTATGATGCCAAAGGCAGTACCTCACGTAATACCAGTCAGCATATCGAAGAATTAGTAGATGCGATGGATATCGAGTATGTGCAAGACAACTACATTCGCGTTTATCAGGATATTCGCGGCCTGCACAATTCTGAAGGTGACTATGTGACTAACCGACCAGTGGTTGGCCCATTAAATAACACAGGTATCGATGAAGCGACTGATGCCTACGACACCATTGATTGGCTGGTGAAAAACGTCGCTGAAACTAACGGCAACGTCGGCATTGTGGGTTCGTCTTATCTCGGTTTCACCAGCTTGATGGCGGAGATTAATCCACACCCAGCGCTGAAAGCCGCTGCGCCACAAAGCCCTATGGTTGATGGCTGGATGGGCGATGATTGGTTTCATAATGGTGCATTTCGTAACGTGAATATTGGTTACACCATTGGCCAAAGCACCGCGAAAGCTGAAGGGGGCAATATTGCCACTGAGCCGATGGATGACTACACGCGCTTTTTAGAAGCGGGCTCGACTGGCGATTTTATCAAAAAGTGGGGCTATCAAGACTATCCATTTATTCGCAAGTTGACTGAAAATCCGGCCTATACCGATTTTTGGTCATTACAGGCGGTGGATAAAATCCTCGCTAAAGAACCATTAAAAGTACCGACTATGCTGATTGTTGGTCAGTGGGATCAAGAGGATTCTTACGGTGCGCCAGCGGTGTATAAAGCGATTGAACCGAAAGATAAAAACAACGACAAAGTGTCGTTGGTGATCGGTCCATGGCGCCATTCCGGCGTGAATCACTACGGTTATGAACTCGGCTCGCTGACCTTTACTGGCGATACCGCCAAAGAGTTCCGCGTAAAGTACATGAAGCCGTTTTTCGATCACTATTTGAAAGGTGCGCCTGATCCACATACGCCGCCGGTGCTGACCTATGCAACGGGCGTTAACCAATGGAACGCATCCAGCAAATGGCCAATGGGCGAAAGCAAGAAAATCTACCTGAGTGATAACTTTGGCCTGTCGTTTGATGCACCTAAAGCCAAGCAAGCGTTTGACGATTATGTGTCTGATCCGGCAAAACCTGTGCCGTTTATTCCACGTCCTATCAATATGGATGACTCCAGCCAATGGAAACCGTGGTTAGTGCACGATCAGCGCTTTGCTTCGAGCCGCCCAGACGTATTGGTGTACAGCAGCGATGTGCTCGATAAACCGGTGCATATTATGGGCGCGCCGCTAGTGAACCTGTTTGCCTCCACCTCGGGCAGCGATGGTGACTGGGTAGTGAAACTGGTGGATGTGTACCCGAATACCACTTCAGAAGGGCATGAGCAAGGTTATGTCGGCCAAGAGATGACCGGCTTTGAACTGCCGTTGGGGATTGAGATCTTCCGTGGCCGTTATGTGCATGGTTTCGATAAACCCGCCGCGTTAACGCCAGACAAAGTGGAACATTATCAGTTTGAACTGCCTAACGTGGATCACGTGTTCCTGCCGGGGCATAAGATCATGGTGCAGGTGCAATCAAGCTTGTTCCCGCTGTATGACCGCAACCCACAAACCTACGTGGATAACATCTTCTGGGCGAAACCGCAGGATTATAAAAAAGCCACCATCAAGGTGCATCACGATGCTAAAGCGCCGTCCAATATCGTGCTGCCGATAGCGGATTAG